From the Anopheles merus strain MAF chromosome 2L, AmerM5.1, whole genome shotgun sequence genome, the window CATCTGCTCAATGTTGTATCCCGGGCTCGGGTCATTCGAAAGATGGATGATGCGTGCAAATCGATCCAAACAGTTGCCGATCGCAATGTCGATCGTTTCGCCGAAAATGCGGTACCGTTTGCAGGCGTACGAAATGATTTGCGTGTTGCCGCCGCTCACGTACAGTACGGTGGGATTAACGGCTTTCGTTATCAGCCGGCCCATCTCGATGTGCCCGATGCAATGGTTCACCCCCAGTATCGGTTTGTTCCAGATTTGCGCTATCGTTCTAGCGACGATGGCCACCGCTAGTAGGGGCGGTGCCATACCGGGACCTTTCGTGTAGCACACGACATCGATCTCGTCGGGCGCTATGCCCGACACGTCCAACGCTCGCTTCAGTATGTCCAGCACCCGGGACCGGTGATGCTGCGCCGTTTCTTTCGGTAGAAAACCTGGAAAGCAATGAAATGGGAACgttaatattaaatatttcattttgaatAGTGCAAAATAATATGCCAATACCTTCACCGGGCGGGGTGATGTACGTTTCACGCTCGTTCGCCAACACTTCGCCATcccggacgattccgacgcCAATTTTGTTGGCACTACCTTCGAATCCGATCGCGATCACCATTTTGATAAGCTTAAATACAATGATTtgtatacaaaaaaacactaaaaatatCGCTGATTATTAGCGattggcaaaaaaaacgagttGTTCCTTTCAGCAAAtgcaaaagcacacacactgacaattgaaagtaaacaaGCAATCGCAATGACAGCAGGCCAGAGCCGCggctagttttatttttaaattccttCATTGCCCACCAAAACATTATCAAGTTGGCCGTTTTTCACcatttttagtttatttttttaagtggATTAACTTTTTTGTATAAGAATTGTTTGCTTGAAAAATAGATGAGCAAATTAAtacatttctttccattctCTAAGCTCCCAAGGTCAGTGATAAGATTCAAATTCGTCGGTAGGAGCTTCTTATGCCTAagcaatttatttaattacatCTTGAATATCTAATTTTTCGTAAGCATTCCAACAATCAGCATATTATCCTAAGCACAACGTGAATCCTCGCATTAAGCACTCTTGCTGTGCATCGTCGCGTTGACTACCACGCTGGTGGTAACTTTGTGCAGCGATGGCGTTACCTCCGCAGGCGTTTCTACATCCGGAGCGTGGAAAAAGTAAAGCATAAAACCGGCCGCCAGTGCAAAATGTGCCAGTTCGATCGCGAGCACGATGAGAATCGAATACCTTGACTTTCTCACTGCCGGCATCAGGATTGTTAGCAGCGCAAATCCGGACAGAAATGCACCGGTGATGACCAGCAGCCACTGAAACAGTGAAACCTGGGGAAAAGGTAGgaaaagaaatgtttcattcAAAGCAATCAGTTCACTTTCCCAACGTTCCCCTCCCTACCGACCTGTATGGTCCAGAGTACGGACACTGGAATGTAGATTGCTAGCGAGTAGCCATAAACGCAGACCAGCGATAGCAGGCTCGGTGTGGTAGGCTCAATCGCTACCTgctcctcctcatcctcctcaATGTTTAGCTCGATCCCACGCACACTCCACTGCAGGAAGGCCCACAGTGCGGCGGGAACCAGCAGCGCGTACGTGATGATGGCGGTGGCCGAATAAGACACCAGATGGAAATTGTACCGCCACTGATGATTTCCTGTATTTTGCAGATAGCTTGCCATGTTGCCTGAAATGGCGATGGTGAAAATCTGCCGCACAAATAAGCCAGTAAATAAAGAGGGTTGACAAACGTGCCCCAACGCATTACCCAACGTACCAACGTCAGCACAATCCAGATCGGTCCATACAAATCCGGATTCGTGGCAATGTTTAGCTTCAGGTAGTTTACGGGCGCCCGTTTCGGAATCATCGAGGTGGCAATCCGGTCCACCACGATCATGGTGTCAACGTTGAAAAACTGTTGATAGTACTCGAGGCTGAAAATCGAGCGGCCTGGCTTCGCCGTGGTAGTGCCTGTATTGTGTGAGACAATGTTATCGATTCATTAGCCGACGTGCGAGGGCAATTGGATGTGCCGCGTAGGAGAGACAAGACCTACCCGTCGGAGTTCCATCCTGGTCTGCTGACGACGACGGTTCGTCGGGACTGTGGAATGATCGTTGTGGTGAATTAATGTTGATTTGTGCACTTCCGCTTCCGCTGGCTTCGTTCATCAGCGGAAACTCTTTGAACGACAACAAATCTTCCACGGTTCCGTCCATTTTCACTACGGCGAcggaaaatgtaaataatgttTGCCCGTTTGCTGTGTTGGTGAATCTCTGCTCACGAACGTCAGATTTGACAGTTCCGCTCCATCGCGAATTCATCGCCGACAGCTAGCCATTTGTTTACCGTTTGATAATTTTGATTTATGCTCGCGCCTTTCTTGCACGGATAAAAATCGCAGTAAATAAACACTTACATCTtaaacacttttttacaaaCTCTGTTCATCTAAAATAAAGCGAAGCGCTTTATCCAAAATACATTTATTGTTAAAATTTTGACCTATATCTACAACGTTCTTAACTAATGTAAGGCACCTGTCGCTATTGGACACATTGAAGAACATCCTTCGTACGGTATGTCTAGAAATCCAAATTTTCCGATACTAAACCGGAAAGCCACATTTTGCATACCGTTGAGACGTGAGGAGCATTCACTCCTCCACCAACGCCCCACGCACACCTCTACACAATGTCCATCGTGAGCGGTATCATAAGACAGTTGTTGAGCATTTTACTGTTTGCCAGCGCGGGCAGATTGTCCACCTTTTTGTACCGTATGTACAGCTTCAGCATCCGTATCTTCCAGTTGTTGTTCTCCATCGGGTCGCGCCTCAGCCCGATCAGCGTTTCGAACTCGCCCAAACACACGAACCGGCCctccggtcccggctggttgTTGTACACGACGCCGCACGACAGTGCCAGCACGCCCGACTCCATTATCCGCCCCTGGCAGCCATCGAACATGATGTTCGGCACCAGCTGAAAGCTGTACTGGAACTTGAGGCTCAGTATCAGGTTGATGATGTCTTGCGGACCGCACACCTGCTCCGTGCCCTGCTGGGTTTCGCTGATCTCCAGCATCACGGTACAGTTGGCATCGTGCCAGAATGCGCTCTCGTCCAGCGAGTTGCGGTTCCACTTGAGAAAGAACCAGACGGTGTAGTCGAGCGCGAGCAGATTCACCGGGTACTGCTCGAGCCCGGGCGGTTCCGTGTCCGAATCGTCCCCGGGGCCGTTTGTGTTTTCGCTGAAAAACACTCCGTTCGAGGAGGCCGCTAGTGCGTTATAGTTATCGATATGGTTTTGCAGCGTGGTGCCACTGGAACAGCTCGAGTCGGCAGAGGTGGATGGAAATGCGTACGGTGCGGAGGACGACGGACCGGGGATGTCGCTGGACGATGGCACGTACCCTGCGTCAGTGGAACCGCCGTACTTCCTTCTCCACAGCTGCAAACAGTGCTCGATCAGTATGGCTTTCGAGCTGTCCGGCGGTACGCTAATGCTGTAGCTTTGCAGGTATTTGTAGAGGTACTCCGACTTGACGATATTCTTTGCCAACAGCGTTCCCGCATCGCGACAATGTTCCATCATTACGTTTAACGATTCTGCAATGAAAGCAACGATAAATGCTTAAATCGATATGTTTCAATGCAATGCTGCACATTGCTTATCGTGCCCGAGCAATTGGTTGGATTTAAGTACTGGCCAATTCTGTTTAATTATTCTGCAAATCCCCCCAATCGCCATAAATCATACGAACTGCCACTCATGCTCCATCCGATTGATAGATAAGCGAGATATCATAGCAGTGCGGCCCACCAACCATTCCACTCTCACCCCCTTTCCCTTCCATAACATACTTTCCAACGTGATCTCTTTGATGGAGTTCTTCGAGATGATGTTCCCAATCGCAAGCGTCACCTTGCGCACCTCCGGATCGACTTGCGTGAAGAAGTCGGCAATGCCGTTGCGCTCGTGTTCCGCCGATATCACCATTCTCTCGGTGGAAGGGACGGTTTCAAACGGGTTACTTCCGGTTCCTCTGGTTCGGCGGTTCGCACTTTCTCACCCGTTTGTTCAATCTCACTctgtctctctccctctcccacTTTCGGTACCTCCAACCACCCGGCTTTACACAGGTACACAGGCTTGA encodes:
- the LOC121593954 gene encoding protein YIPF1, whose amino-acid sequence is MDGTVEDLLSFKEFPLMNEASGSGSAQININSPQRSFHSPDEPSSSADQDGTPTGTTTAKPGRSIFSLEYYQQFFNVDTMIVVDRIATSMIPKRAPVNYLKLNIATNPDLYGPIWIVLTLIFTIAISGNMASYLQNTGNHQWRYNFHLVSYSATAIITYALLVPAALWAFLQWSVRGIELNIEEDEEEQVAIEPTTPSLLSLVCVYGYSLAIYIPVSVLWTIQVSLFQWLLVITGAFLSGFALLTILMPAVRKSRYSILIVLAIELAHFALAAGFMLYFFHAPDVETPAEVTPSLHKVTTSVVVNATMHSKSA
- the LOC121593955 gene encoding probable tRNA N6-adenosine threonylcarbamoyltransferase; protein product: MVIAIGFEGSANKIGVGIVRDGEVLANERETYITPPGEGFLPKETAQHHRSRVLDILKRALDVSGIAPDEIDVVCYTKGPGMAPPLLAVAIVARTIAQIWNKPILGVNHCIGHIEMGRLITKAVNPTVLYVSGGNTQIISYACKRYRIFGETIDIAIGNCLDRFARIIHLSNDPSPGYNIEQMAKKGKNYVPLPYSVKGMDMSFSGILSFLEQKARPKRKQQKMQTKATEEEKWTDEDLCFSLQETLFAMLVETTERAMAHTGSAEVLIVGGVGCNVRLQEMMGIMCEERGAKLFATDERFCIDNGVMIAHAGWEMFRSGSRMAWNDATITQRFRTDEVEVTWRDD
- the LOC121593953 gene encoding uncharacterized protein C3orf38 homolog, encoding MVISAEHERNGIADFFTQVDPEVRKVTLAIGNIISKNSIKEITLEKSLNVMMEHCRDAGTLLAKNIVKSEYLYKYLQSYSISVPPDSSKAILIEHCLQLWRRKYGGSTDAGYVPSSSDIPGPSSSAPYAFPSTSADSSCSSGTTLQNHIDNYNALAASSNGVFFSENTNGPGDDSDTEPPGLEQYPVNLLALDYTVWFFLKWNRNSLDESAFWHDANCTVMLEISETQQGTEQVCGPQDIINLILSLKFQYSFQLVPNIMFDGCQGRIMESGVLALSCGVVYNNQPGPEGRFVCLGEFETLIGLRRDPMENNNWKIRMLKLYIRYKKVDNLPALANSKMLNNCLMIPLTMDIV